One window from the genome of Antechinus flavipes isolate AdamAnt ecotype Samford, QLD, Australia chromosome X, AdamAnt_v2, whole genome shotgun sequence encodes:
- the LOC127543153 gene encoding nuclear RNA export factor 1-like: protein MTDQNKPEGKFKAKSEHKSYGEHAGSSGGTDSSGGGPLGGGGGSGESSGGPLRQRGRGAFRWKQYPEGKCGLVSQGFSRAASLDLQGTEETSEGQEVSRSRYSPNTSRLSRDRWWERGGDRIRVTVRRRDRDRPVLDRGVIMASLNPPSKQWFKVTIPNGKKYDKTWLLNTIQSKCSVPFDAIEFHYENNRANFFVEDAKTAAALKAANHITDDTNRRISIIISSSSPPYSVQNELKPEQVEQLKIIMSKKYDSFQKSLDLKGLRSDPDLMAQNIDIVLNRKNYMSASIRIIGENIPDLLSLNLSKNRLYKLDDLSEIVPKAPNLKILNLSDNELKSERELDKVKGLKLDELWLQGNPLCEVFQDRSSYLSAIRERFPKLLRLDGHDLPPPISFDVEPPLTLPICKGSYFGSETMKNMVMYFLQEYYNVYDTGNRQGLLDAYHEGACCSLSLPVSLQNLSRYNLSEYVNDNRNMKKVKDSSLRYRLLKHSRLTVVAFLNGLPKTQHDVNSFVVDVSAQTETLLCFSVNGVFKELDDKAHDTIRAFTRVFIAVPSNNATRMCMVNDELFVRNANSEEIRHAFAQPAPLTFSPSWMTTVNQQQRDMLQSFSTQSGMNLEWSQKCLQDNNWDFIQAAQIFTQLKEQGKIPAIAFQK from the coding sequence ATGACGGACCAGAATAAACCGGAAGGCAAGTTTAAAGCCAAGTCCGAACACAAGTCTTACGGTGAGCACGCTGGTTCGAGTGGCGGTACGGACAGTAGCGGCGGCGGCCCACTAGGTGGAGGCGGCGGCAGTGGCGAGAGCAGCGGAGGGCCTCTTCGCCAACGGGGGCGAGGTGCCTTCCGCTGGAAGCAGTACCCAGAAGGGAAGTGCGGCCTTGTGAGCCAAGGCTTCAGCCGGGCTGCGTCCTTGGACCTTCAGGGCACCGAAGAGACCAGTGAAGGCCAAGAGGTTTCCAGAAGCAGGTACTCCCCAAATACCTCCCGACTCAGCAGAGACAGATGGTGGGAGCGGGGCGGAGACCGCATCCGTGTCACCGTGAGGCGGCGAGATCGAGATAGACCTGTCCTAGATCGAGGGGTGATTATGGCCAGCCTGAACCCGCCTTCAAAACAATGGTTCAAGGTCACAATTCCCAATGGCAAAAAGTATGACAAAACATGGTTGTTAAATACGATTCAGAGCAAATGTAGCGTTCCTTTCGATGCGATTGAATTTCACTATGAAAATAACAGGGCCAATTTTTTTGTGGAGGATGCCAAAACTGCTGCTGCACTGAAAGCTGCTAATCATATCACAGATGATACTAACCGCAGAATCTCGATAATAATTAGTTCATCGAGCCCACCTTATTCAGTACAAAATGAATTGAAGCCCGAGCAGGTGGAACAGTTGAAGATTATAATGAGCAAGAAATATGATAGTTTCCAGAAGTCTCTTGACCTAAAGGGCCTTCGCTCAGATCCAGACCTCATGGCTCAGAATATAGATATCGTTTTGAATCGCAAAAATTACATGTCTGCATCAATTCGAATCATTGGGGAAAACATTCCAGATCTCTTATCGTTGAATCTGAGTAAGAATAGACTTTACAAACTAGATGACTTGTCCGAGATAGTGCCAAAGGCACCTAATCTCAAAATTCTCAACCTCTCAGACAATGAATTAAAGTCAGAACGGGAGCTCGATAAAGTGAAGGGATTAAAGTTAGATGAACTTTGGCTCCAGGGAAATCCCCTGTGTGAAGTCTTCCAAGATCGGTCCTCTTACCTCAGTGCCATCAGGGAACGTTTCCCAAAGTTGTTACGTCTGGATGGCCACGATCTGCCTCCTCCCATCTCCTTTGACGTGGAACCGCCCCTTACACTACCTATCTGCAAGGGTAGCTACTTTGGATCAGAAACCATGAAAAACATGGTCATGTATTTCCTACAAGAATATTATAATGTCTATGACACCGGCAACAGGCAGGGACTGCTTGATGCCTACCATGAGGGAGCCTGCTGTTCGTTAAGCCTTCCGGTGAGCCTTCAAAATCTATCTCGTTATAACTTGAGTGAATATGTGAATGATAACAGAAATATGAAAAAGGTCAAAGATTCCAGCCTGCGATACCGCCTTCTAAAACACTCCCGCCTCACCGTTGTGGCTTTTCTCAATGGATTGCCAAAGACCCAGCATGATGTAAATTCCTTTGTGGTAGACGTTAGTGCCCAGACAGAGACTTTGCTGTGTTTTTCCGTAAACGGGGTCTTTAAGGAACTAGATGACAAAGCCCACGACACCATTAGAGCATTCACCAGGGTATTCATTGCTGTCCCTTCAAATAATGCTACCAGGATGTGTATGGTGAATGACGAGCTGTTTGTAAGAAATGCCAACTCAGAAGAAATCCGTCATGCTTTTGCCCAACCAGCTCCACTTACATTTTCCCCAAGCTGGATGACTACCGTTAACCAACAACAACGAGACATGTTACAATCTTTTTCTACTCAATCTGGTATGAATCTGGAATGGTCACAGAAATGCCTGCAAGACAATAACTGGGACTTTATTCAAGCAGCACAGATCTTTACACAGCTCAAGGAACAAGGCAAGATTCCTGCAATAGCATTTCAAAAGTGA